The sequence below is a genomic window from Plasmodium coatneyi strain Hackeri chromosome 13, complete sequence.
CAATTGAAGGagagagaacaaaaaatcGCGAATAGGGAGAATTTAGCCGATGATATTTCATGCGCCTCGTGCTGTGTTCTTGGCGCTTACCCTGATAATACTAAGGAATGGGGAGGGTGCGATCTTTTATATTATGTAACAGGGAccataatatataaagaattgGGGGGTAACAGCTCATTTGGTCAGATTATGGAAGATGTCCTGGAATTATTGGGGCAGTTCTTAAGTAAGCAGGAATGTAAGAAAGGGCACATTAGTGGTGGGGAAGCATTATTCAAATTAATGCAGGAACAGTCTAAGTATACTTTAACATTAGAGCGTCTGTTAGAAGCACAGGGTAATTCTGGAACAATTAGCTGTGACAAGTACACTACTcatttaaaagaaatggcCGAAGCATGTGaaaaggtgaaggaaagatGTAGAATTCCACAGGCTGATGGCGACTGTAAGGGAATTGCGGACAAGTATCGTGTGCATAGTCCTGAATATGTGTTACAGTTGATATATGACATAATTCCTAAGCCCCACGCTCAAACACCAGTTATTTCTGAGCCCGAAACGGATCAATTAACATCCACCACCTCAATAGAAGAAGCTGTAAATaaagccaccaccaccactgctCTTTCTTCTATCTTCGGAACAGTAGTAGCTACTACATTCGTTCCTTTCATATTATACAAAGTAGGTAAAAACTTTTGAgttaaaatatgaataatataattcaTAGCCCATTACTCCTATATATGGACCTTTCCTATATGGGAATTactcttatatatatataggcatTACTTTTATATGTaggcaaaatatatatagaatgaaatgtgtgtacattgtatgtctacatatctatatgtatatatctacatgtacatatctatatacatatacatcatatatttatatatatctacatatacacgtgttgcatatatatatatatatataccctgtatacatatgttttgaatatatatatatataccccatatacatatgtatatatttgtacatatgtatataaatatacatatatatcgtatatatgtgtggacaTATAGTACTCATTTTTACCCTCCCCCGACGcccctttttaacaaattttcttagtataatcttttacctccCTCGATAAGCAACACCCTCTTTGGAAAaaacggaggaggaagaagcaacacaagaaagagaagatcaaCAATCCAACGGGACCTCgatacactcacagaaaACAGCTCAACATACGCTTCAACGGACGACAGctcaacaataggtccaacagAACATTCCACCACACTACGTTCTCGTGGAGCGCACACAAGACGGTCTACGAgaccatctaccaccagGAATGGAAGAACATGACCAGGAACAAATAGGACGCCGCCGCGTCGTCcaaatataggttatcaaaacatgtaacacctgAAGGAAGGGACTAACATAAATAAGTGCACAGTGTTCATAAAATGTAAGAAAAGCAACATgacacttttcttttttttctctttctttcttccttctttccttcttttttattccttttcctttcttcatatttcattagtttttttctttccttcttttttttgtttctttttttccttccatttgtgtgcttgaataagcacataaggaaagaatactccCAACACggatgcagaaaaaaaaaaaaagaaaggtgcTGACCtcttaaaaacaaaatactcgtgtattttaaaaaacaaaaaaaaaatttataaagtcaaaatttttgtaacaaaataaataagcattttttttaattcatcaataaagaagaaaaatttaccaaacaaatcaaaataaagggaaaaatttttatcctgaacttatattaattacacatgaacgtaaACACTTTCGCgcaagacgaaaaaaaaaaaaaagaaaaatatttactacacccctaaacccggaatcagAACTTGGaatctgttccttaggaacaactTCCCTAGGGACAACTTCCTCAGCAACAACATCTGTtggaagaaagtcttcctcttTAAACCCGGAATTTGAACacggaacctgttccttaagaacatcaaccatagtaagttgttcctaaggaataaagtctttctccctaaacccggaatctgaacttggaaacTCCTCCTTAAGGACGACTTCCGCAGGTACACCTTTaataggaacatcaaccccAGGAAGCAGGTGTTACTCCCTAAAATCCGGAATCTAAAAATTGAACCTTCTCCTTAGGTgcactttcttcctctatgaACCCGGAGCCCATAAACTCTTGAAccaatatttcaaaaaagtcttccttcgatAATGTcacatcccctttttgacattcgtttaacacttctaaatgaatatcaataatcatgcggcgacgagaacgttttttcctcctttttataggcgtagaacgaggttttcgttccttcaCTAAAtaatattcacgtggaccaAGATGGTCCATACCATGCTCTATAACCTGTTCATGTAAGGATGGACCGCGTACTTGataagctcttctgtaacgttttcttctcttaCCAAGTAACGCAAaatactgaacaaaaaaaaaaaaaggaaaaaaaatgtttctttaatagggtTGCAAAACGTTTGTTtacgcaacagtaattactacttcatacactaaaatgcgaaatcctacacatccACACccaaaaaaatgcgaaatcctacccacacaccctaaaatttgaaatcctacacacacattccctaaaatggaaaatcctatacacacaccctaaaatgagaaatcgTACACAAACCTTTACCCACTCATGCATTcacctttatttattttttttttctccctttctttttatttttctttaaattctcttttttcattttttttttttaccttccacaGCAAGTAGGTCATAATAGAAAGACAAATTAGGACAGGAGTAAGagggaggtaaggaaggaaggggttgtCCATCTCTTCCtaagacctccttcctttatttcctcttgtttctttccttcctcttctttctttttctttttttctgttaccTTGCAAAGGAGATAAGTCATAGCAGACATACCAAGGAACACTggaattaaaggaaggtatggaaggaaggggtgatgaactccttccttccttgcctCCCTTGCCTTCCTACGGGCGGAGGGTGGTGCTGGGGGAGGTGGTGGACCTTGGGGTTTGTTCCCaccttgttgtggtggtccttGTAGTTTAGTACTACCAGTACCACCACCTGCACCAGGAAGAACAATATCTTCAGCAGTTTGAGCACTCCCAGGTTGAGGTTCCACGGGTGTTTCCGGAACTGTGACGACAGCAGGGGAATCAACACCTGAAAGGGAAGTataggaaaggggaaggagtaCTGGCTAAGTATAAGGAAGCATAATCGGACTCATAGTAGTGGATGTACCCTGTGGTGCAAATTCATGGAACGTAATCACCTCTTAAATAGTGCTTACCTTGAGAAGATGGAACAGAGTTAACATCTGGATCATTCCCTGTAATAATTGGACCATTTGCATACGGATCAGATGATCGGTCCATGTCAATTTGTGTGCTAGAAGGATTTTCAATACTAATTTGGACACTACCGTGACCCTTGGACTCTCGCATCCAATTAACAGCGGTGTCGGCAATATTCTTTGGAGGTGTGGTGGGTATTGTAGACCCTTCTGAAACTTCAGGTGGCCCtgtttcttctgttccttctgtCTCCTTTGCTGGTGTCGTAGATGTGGTTTGACATATATCcttcataatattttgtaTGTTCTTGTCCTCGTCgagcttcttttttaatttttcccctatttTCTTATCGTTTATTTTGCAATTCAGATGACTTCCCCTTGTGCATTCATAACAATtaccatttttctccttatctGTACACCAACTATCCATATGTTGTTTCCCTACCTCGAATGCTTTATTCACGGCCTCATCCTTTACACAAGGCTTTTCATTCCTTAATTTATCTATGAATGCATTCAATATTGCACATTCCATAGTTTGACTAAATGTTCTATTATCCTTATGCTCtgctttttcactttctgctgtaataccatatatatgtttcagTACTTTAACAATATAATTACATGCTTTTATATTCGCTTCCTTGTTTGTTTCATCTGTCTGTGTAACGTTATTGCATGAACCATCGTCCCCTGTGCTTTCATGCGTGATAGCATTAGACAGATTATCCAATTGTCCTTTGATATCCCCCCAAATACCTTTTGGTTCATCctaaaggaaagaaacatatatgtatattgaGTAAGTATATACCCTTAGTAGTTATTCCTCTTTTGTAAGTATGTATGAACCTGCAGTACTAATTGAGTTATCCTCGAACATATTGGATAAAAACTTTACTTACAACATCCCATGAGTTCTTTTCTTCGCGCTTTCTGTTCTTAAACCATTTCTGCTTCACTTTATTGAAGTGGTCGCAAGAATCACTACTGGTGGCACCGCCTGAGATGGGGAGGTGTATATGCTTCTGTAGAGCTTGATccaattccttccttttttcctgtaTTTTCTGCTTTATATCAGTATCATCCAGCTCTCCCCCCTTCCTCCCTATATTGTTACCCACTATACTCCTGACGTCCTTCACTAATTCTACCAAAGCATTCTTCTCCAAAGGAGCAGAGTCGTTCTGTAGATTTATGTCTTCATCGTAGTCGTCGGGGACTGTTATTCCTAATTTTTCCAAGGTTTCCCTCTCGGTTTTCTTCTCGTGTGGGCAATATGTCTTGTCTTGTCCTTCGGCCCTTATTCTCTGAAGTTTGTTCTGTCGTTTTATTCCTATGGTTGACCTCCTCGCTTCCCCCCCTGTCCCCTTATATGCATTTATCCATTCCTTAATTTCCTCCCACATGAATTTTCCCGCTAAATTTAAACTTCCGACATCCACTCCCTTACATACATCGTTCCCAGGCCCCGTATTTCCGACACTTAGCCTCATGAATCCCCTACCATCTCTAACGGTTTGTGCTACTTTTTCCAGGTCACAATGTGTGCCTAACATCTTTATTATAATCACATTTCCTAACAAACATCTATAATAATGTTGCAATTCCTCCTGTTCTTTTCTTACATCTATCCTCTTCTCCCTTGGTACCCATCGGTCTCGCACTGTCCCTTTGTTTTCTCGCACGAATCCATCCATCCAGAAGGATAttcttaataataatttacatAACTCCTTCGGCCTGTCGAGATTGTCGTCCTTCCCCAATGTGGAACAGTGTCCCTGATCATTCCCCCCATCCTtctctatatttttcatcatatCATTAAACACTTCTTCTAATTCATCCCATATCATTTTCTATAAGAGTGAATTATCgtaattacacatatataaatgtgttcaatatatattttttccttcctcctccttccttccaccacccccaaTAATAATCCACCAACCGCGcaactaacaacccacctaccacccctaacaaccttcccttccaccctaccaccacttaacacaaccttccttccaccctaccacacctaacaacaatcttccttccaccaccaccaccaactctaacaacattcctttcATCCACCCGGAACAACCTTCATTTTAACACCTCTAATAACCTTCCACGCAACAACCCTCCTACCACCCTACACACCTAAAAAAGAAGTCTATTATTCTCCTTCCAATTTatgaaggtaatgttccttccttttcctttcccctgaaggagaaggtaatgttctttacatttattccttGCGTTGGGTCACCGTTTGCCTTTATCCATTTATACAAGAATTTCATGAAGAAATCGGAACCCACGGAGGTTGCGTGAGCGATTTTCTCAAGTTGTAGTTGCGGCTCTACggaaattttcttctgtAGACATTGAACTGTTGATATTTTGTCATACATTTGTTTCAAAATTCCACTATTGGCATTCACTACTTGCATTATAAGGTTGTATAAGCTTACTGTTTTCACAACCACAGGCTCGAGTACCCGGTAGTCGCACTTATTGCACTCACCTCCctcgtaaatttttttgcataattcaTCCATCGCACCCATTGCACGCATAATACCTTCCAACGTCCCACAACCCCTTCcataatagaaaaagaacaacatttTCATAACGGCGCAGCGTAcgtattccttcatttccttaTCGacatcttttcctttttcttcctttgtcaTTCGGCTAATTCTCCATAAATGCTTCAAAGTGAATTCACAGatcactttttctttcccttctaaTTTTGCCCCCTTTTGAAGTTCCTCTCCACATCCACTTTCTGCAATTACCACGTCCTGATCTTCATCTGTCCAGGCATTCATTTCTGTAATCCAatccttcatttttgctaATAAAAATGTCTACAGAATAGAGTAGTAATTCTATATGCACTTTTAGTGTATTATGTATTCACTCTTATTAGATCAAAATGGTACATTTCAATATAACGATCAGTTCATACTCTATATGTAgcttaaattatattattatacctCCTTAACGCCCAGTTCCCTACTTATGCCTTTATATTCGTCCAACCACCTTTCCTTCAATGTTTCAAATTTACTCTTCGGCGTAGCCATTTTTACATTACATATGAAGTATATCACTTATGTTATAACAAACAGCGTTAAGTGCTATGTGCaatgtaaatattttcatcACCTATCTACATTACTATTCTTAGATGTATTTCTTTCCAGAAGTAGTATATGTggaatttttcattcattcatttttttcttactccATTTCTTCGTTCACTCttattctttcatttcttcttattccttcattccttttcttttaacttcCGGTTATTCCTTTCACTactttttcgccttttcggtcattttttttcttctatttccttaaccttttttttccaaatttccttattttactTCAGGTGTACCCTCCTCCATAGCGTgcacacacacccttaaatTATTAAACAAGGTGCTATATTATTGATACATAAACGAGAAAGGAACCTTATTCATACACGGATAACCTTCACACTAACAACCCGTAAACTACACTCACACCCTGAAACTTACTCTCACACCCTGAAACCTCTTCTCACACCGTGAAACCTCTTCTCACACACCTAAACCCTACTCTCTCACCCTTAAACCCTACTCTCGCACCCAGAAGCTTCACTCTAATACCGGAAACCCTATTCTCACACCTGAAACCTTAACTCTAACACCCGGAAACTACACTCTAATATCCGGAACCTACACTCTAATACCCGGAACCTTTACTCTAATACCCAGAACCCTAATCTCACACAGAGAAGCTTGACTCTAATACCCGGAACCTTTACTCTAATACCCGGAACCTTTACTCTAATACCCGGAACCTTTACTCTAATACCCGGAACCTTTACTCTAATACCCGGAAGCTTAACTCTAACATCAGGAACATTCACTCTAATAAATGGAACCCTACTCTCACAACCAGAACCCTACCCTAATACCGCAATCCTACTCTaacaaccaccaccctactGTAACAACCCGTATCCTACACTCACACCCTGAACTGATATTGTCACACCCTGAACTGATATTCTCACACCCTGAACTGATATtctcacaccctgaacccttatACTAccac
It includes:
- a CDS encoding SICA antigen, whose amino-acid sequence is MIWDELEEVFNDMMKNIEKDGGNDQGHCSTLGKDDNLDRPKELCKLLLRISFWMDGFVRENKGTVRDRWVPREKRIDVRKEQEELQHYYRCLLGNVIIIKMLGTHCDLEKVAQTVRDGRGFMRLSVGNTGPGNDVCKGVDVGSLNLAGKFMWEEIKEWINAYKGTGGEARRSTIGIKRQNKLQRIRAEGQDKTYCPHEKKTERETLEKLGITVPDDYDEDINLQNDSAPLEKNALVELVKDVRSIVGNNIGRKGGELDDTDIKQKIQEKRKELDQALQKHIHLPISGGATSSDSCDHFNKVKQKWFKNRKREEKNSWDVDEPKGIWGDIKGQLDNLSNAITHESTGDDGSCNNVTQTDETNKEANIKACNYIVKVLKHIYGITAESEKAEHKDNRTFSQTMECAILNAFIDKLRNEKPCVKDEAVNKAFEVGKQHMDSWCTDKEKNGNCYECTRGSHLNCKINDKKIGEKLKKKLDEDKNIQNIMKDICQTTSTTPAKETEGTEETGPPEVSEGSTIPTTPPKNIADTAVNWMRESKGHGSVQISIENPSSTQIDMDRSSDPYANGPIITGNDPDVLIPLLSSQFRKHPWNLNLGVLKLLKILFFLVQVVVLVVLNYKDHHNKYFALLGKRRKRYRRAYQVRGPSLHEQVIEHGMDHLGPREYYLVKERKPRSTPIKRRKKRSRRRMIIDIHLEVLNECQKGDVTLSKEDFFEILVQEFMGSGFIEEESAPKEKVQFLDSGF